In Burkholderia contaminans, the following proteins share a genomic window:
- a CDS encoding pyridoxal phosphate-dependent aminotransferase — protein MVHPADSLPVAGSPAARDAVHALRPSLIREVANAGFGVPDMLPFWFGESDRVTPDFIRDAAAAALRDGATFYTHNLGTAPLRDAIASYVSARHGATAADTVAVTSSGVSALMLVAQMLVGPGERVVAVTPLWPNLVEIPKILGAQVECVPLGYGDAGWQLDVGRLLAALTRGTRMLLINSPNNPTGWTMSRDDQQAVLAHCRRHGIWLVADEVYERLAFDADDAHGAPSFLDIASRDERVVVVNSFSKAWAMTGWRLGWLVAPAAVMADLSKLVEYNTSCAPGFVQAAGEVALRDGEPFVRSFVAALRDARDHLVAALRTLPGVEVPPPPGAMYLFLRLPGASDSLAFCKTLVREAGLGLAPGSAFGPEGEGFVRWCYACDPARLDAGVERLRRFLARFAAGR, from the coding sequence ATGGTGCATCCCGCAGATTCTCTCCCGGTGGCGGGCTCGCCGGCGGCCCGCGATGCAGTGCACGCGTTGCGTCCGTCGCTGATCCGCGAAGTGGCAAACGCCGGCTTTGGCGTGCCGGACATGTTGCCGTTCTGGTTCGGCGAATCCGATCGCGTGACGCCGGATTTCATCCGCGACGCCGCGGCGGCGGCACTGCGCGATGGCGCAACCTTCTACACGCACAACCTCGGCACCGCGCCGCTGCGCGACGCGATCGCGTCCTACGTCAGCGCCCGGCACGGTGCGACGGCGGCCGACACCGTGGCCGTGACGAGTTCGGGCGTGAGCGCGCTGATGCTGGTCGCGCAGATGCTGGTCGGTCCGGGCGAGCGCGTCGTCGCGGTCACGCCGCTGTGGCCGAATCTCGTCGAGATTCCGAAGATCCTTGGGGCGCAGGTCGAATGCGTCCCGCTCGGCTACGGCGATGCGGGCTGGCAGCTCGATGTCGGGCGGCTGCTTGCGGCGCTGACGCGCGGTACGCGGATGCTGCTCATCAACTCGCCGAACAATCCGACCGGCTGGACGATGTCGCGCGACGACCAGCAAGCCGTGCTCGCCCATTGCCGCCGCCACGGCATCTGGCTGGTTGCCGACGAGGTGTACGAGCGGCTCGCGTTCGACGCCGACGACGCGCACGGCGCGCCATCGTTCCTCGACATCGCATCGCGCGACGAGCGGGTCGTCGTCGTGAATTCGTTTTCCAAGGCATGGGCGATGACGGGCTGGCGTCTGGGGTGGCTTGTCGCGCCGGCAGCGGTAATGGCTGACCTGTCGAAGCTCGTCGAATACAACACGTCGTGCGCGCCGGGCTTCGTGCAGGCCGCGGGTGAGGTCGCGCTGCGCGATGGCGAGCCGTTCGTGCGGTCGTTCGTCGCGGCGCTGCGCGATGCGCGCGATCACCTGGTCGCCGCGCTGCGCACCCTGCCGGGTGTCGAGGTGCCGCCTCCGCCGGGCGCGATGTACCTGTTTCTGCGCCTGCCGGGCGCGTCAGACAGCCTTGCGTTCTGCAAGACGCTGGTGCGCGAAGCGGGGCTCGGACTCGCGCCCGGGAGTGCATTCGGCCCGGAGGGGGAAGGTTTCGTGCGCTGGTGCTACGCGTGCGATCCGGCGCGCCTCGATGCGGGTGTCGAGCGGTTGCGGCGGTTCCTCGCGCGCTTTGCGGCCGGCCGTTGA